The following proteins come from a genomic window of Prionailurus viverrinus isolate Anna chromosome D1, UM_Priviv_1.0, whole genome shotgun sequence:
- the LOC125177073 gene encoding olfactory receptor 52M1-like gives MFISNNACLVPSSFWLTGIPGLESLHIWLSIPFSSMYLVAVVGNVTILAVIKMERSLHQPMYFFLCMLAVIDLVLSTSTMPKLLAIFWFGARNIDLDACLTQMFFIHCFATVESGIFLAMAFDRYVAICDPLHHTSVLTHAVVGRLGLAALLRGVLYIGPLPLMIRLRLPLYRTQIIAHSYCEHMAVVTMACGDTTVNNFYGMGIGFLVLILDSLAITVSYVMIFKAVMGLGTPEARLKTLGTCSSHICAILVFYIPIAVSSLTHRFGHDVPPHIHILLANFYLLIPPILNPVVYAVRTKQIRERFLHILKAESQPK, from the coding sequence ATGTTCATATCTAACAATGCCTGCTTGGTGCCTAGTTCTTTCTGGCTTACTGGAATTCCAGGGCTGGAGTCCCTGCACATCTGGCTTTCTATTCCCTTCAGCTCTATGTACCTGGTGGCTGTGGTGGGGAATGTGACCATCCTGGCGGTGATAAAGATGGAACGCAGCCTGCACCaacccatgtacttcttcctatGCATGTTGGCTGTCATTGACTTGGTCCTGTCAACCTCTACCATGCCCAAACTGCTAGCTATCTTCTGGTTTGGTGCCCGCAACATTGACCTGGATGCCTGCTTGACTCAGATGTTCTTCATCCACTGCTTTGCCACTGTTGAGTCAGGCATCTTCCTTGCCATGGCTTTTGATCGCTATGTCGCTATTTGTGACCCATTACACCACACCTCAGTGCTCACTCATGCAGTGGTGGGTCGTTTGGGCCTGGCTGCCCTCCTCCGTGGAGTACTCTACATTGGACCCCTACCTCTGATGATTCGCCTGAGGCTGCCCCTTTACCGGACCCAAATCATTGCCCATTCCTATTGTGAGCACATGGCTGTAGTCACCATGGCATGTGGTGACACAACAGTCAACAACTTTTATGGAATGGGAATTGGCTTCCTGGTATTGATCTTGGATTCATTAGCCATCACTGTCTCCTATGTGATGATTTTCAAGGCTGTAATGGGATTGGGCACCCCTGAGGCTAGGCTTAAAACCCTAGGGACATGTAGTTCTCATATTTGTGCAATTCTTGTCTTCTATATCCCCATTGCTGTTTCTTCTCTCACTCACCGCTTTGGACATGATGTGCCTCCCCATATCCATATCCTTTTGGCCAACTTTTACCTCCTCATCCCACCCATCCTCAACCCAGTTGTCTATGCTGTCCGTACCAAACAGATTCGAGAgagatttctccacatccttaagGCAGAGTCTCAACCCAAGTGA
- the LOC125146743 gene encoding olfactory receptor 52K1, whose product MTASNITTTHPTSFLLVGIPGLEHLHVWISIPFSFAYTLALLGNCTLLFIIQTDAALHEPMYLFLAMLAVIDLVLSSTTLPKMLAIFWFRDREINFYACLVQMFFLHSFSIMESAMLLAMAFDRYVAICKPLHYTTILTGSLITRIGMAAVTRAVTLMTPLPFLLRRFHYCRGPLIAHCYCEHMAVVRLACGDTRFNNIYGIAVAMFIVVLDLLFVILSYIFILRAVLQLASQEARYKAFGTCVSHIGAILSTYTPVVISSVMHRVARQAAPHVHILLAIFYLLFPPMINPIIYGIKTKQIRDHVLSLFQRKNV is encoded by the coding sequence ATGACAGCCTCCAATATTACCACAACCCATCCAACTTCCTTCCTGCTGGTAGGAATTCCAGGTTTGGAACACCTGCATGTCTGGATCTCTATTCCATTCTCCTTCGCCTATACTCTGGCCCTGCTAGGCAACTGCACCCTCCTCTTCATCATCCAGACTGATGCAGCCCTCCACGAGCCCATGTACCTCTTTCTGGCCATGCTGGCAGTCATTGATCTGGTTCTCTCTTCTACAACACTTCCCAAAATGCTAGCTATTTTTTGGTTCAGAGATCGGGAGATCAACTTCTATGCCTGTCTGGTCCAGATGTTCTTTCTCCACTCCTTCTCTATCATGGAGTCAGCAATGCTTCTGGCCATGGCCTTTGACCGCTATGTGGCTATCTGCAAGCCACTGCACTACACCACAATCCTGACTGGGTCCCTTATCACTAGGATTGGCATGGCTGCTGTGACTCGGGCTGTGACACTAATGACTCCACTCCCCTTTCTGCTCAGACGTTTCCACTACTGCCGAGGCCCCCTAATTGCCCACTGCTACTGTGAGCACATGGCTGTGGTAAGGCTTGCCTGTGGGGACACTCGCTTCAACAATATCTATGGCATTGCTGTGGCCATGTTTATAGTGGTGTTGGACCTGCTCTTTGTTATCCTGTCTTATATCTTCATCCTTCGAGCAGTTCTACAGCTTGCCTCTCAGGAGGCCCGTTACAAGGCCTTTGGGACATGTGTGTCTCACATAGGTGCCATCTTGTCCACCTACACACCTGTGGTCATCTCCTCAGTCATGCACCGTGTGGCTCGCCAGGCTGCCCCTCATGTCCACATACTCCTTGctattttctatcttctttttccaCCTATGATCAACCCCATCATTTATGGCATCAAGACCAAACAGATTCGTGATCATGTGCTCAGTCTATTTCAAAGAAAGAATGTGTAG